In the Sphingomonas sp. LM7 genome, one interval contains:
- a CDS encoding chemotaxis protein CheW, giving the protein MSHLYLIAQVAGRAVAIDSDQVESVVDIGEVTQVPRASQHVRGLAALRSRVVTVVDTHTALGLESSSQARRAVITHVEGHHYAMLVDALDDVAPFDLLPLAGGVALDVAWQRAGRGIVERDGEPILAIDLAALVPGYSAALN; this is encoded by the coding sequence ATGTCGCACCTTTATCTCATCGCCCAGGTGGCGGGACGCGCCGTCGCGATCGATTCCGACCAAGTCGAATCGGTGGTCGATATCGGCGAGGTCACCCAGGTGCCGCGCGCCTCGCAACATGTCCGCGGGCTCGCCGCGCTGCGCAGCCGCGTGGTGACCGTGGTCGATACCCACACTGCTTTGGGGCTCGAAAGCTCCAGCCAGGCGCGGCGCGCAGTGATCACCCATGTCGAGGGGCATCATTATGCGATGCTCGTCGATGCGCTGGACGATGTCGCGCCGTTCGACTTGCTGCCGCTGGCCGGCGGAGTTGCGCTGGACGTGGCGTGGCAGCGCGCGGGACGGGGGATCGTCGAACGCGACGGCGAGCCGATCCTGGCGATCGACCTTGCGGCGCTGGTGCCGGGCTATTCGGCGGCGCTTAACTGA
- a CDS encoding response regulator: protein MKTCLVVDDSKVIRKVARHILETLDFEVREAGDGREALDSCLAEAPDVILLDWNMPVMSGMDFLRALKDSGLPTRPKVVFCTTENGMAYIRAAIEAGADEYVMKPFDRETLESKLQIVGVA from the coding sequence ATGAAAACGTGTCTCGTCGTCGACGACTCCAAGGTGATCCGCAAAGTCGCGCGGCACATCCTCGAGACGCTCGATTTTGAAGTCCGCGAAGCTGGTGACGGCCGCGAGGCGCTCGATTCCTGCCTGGCCGAAGCGCCGGACGTGATCCTGCTCGACTGGAACATGCCGGTGATGAGCGGGATGGACTTCCTGCGCGCGCTCAAGGATTCGGGGCTGCCGACACGGCCCAAGGTGGTGTTCTGCACCACCGAGAACGGCATGGCCTATATCCGCGCAGCGATCGAAGCCGGCGCCGACGAATATGTCATGAAGCCGTTCGATCGCGAGACGCTGGAAAGCAAGCTGCAGATCGTCGGCGTCGCCTGA
- the cheB gene encoding chemotaxis-specific protein-glutamate methyltransferase CheB, with amino-acid sequence MAVALSSILPDSRGVVPPAQVLIVDDSVVARSVLGRMVDGTRRFRVAAALSDVRAALEYLERHRVDIVLLDIDMPGIDGLTALPDVIAAGKGARVLIVSSSADEGAAVTVQALALGAADTLVKPGIGTFGGRFAEVLEDRLSRLLDIHSEPVSHLASSGPVNAPNDFDIVAIGASTGGIHALSQLLRAIPASFQTPILVTQHLPISFMSYFAAQLAVLGGRPCEVACDRMRIRPGRIIVAPGDAHMRVVRMSEGWAVRLSDEKSLSGCMPSVDPMFESLADVFGKRALAVVLSGMGRDGAEGARHLVEAGARILVQDRESSVIWGMPGAVANAGHASAVLPPDEIGRLVARQGRA; translated from the coding sequence ATGGCCGTGGCACTCAGTTCCATCCTGCCTGACTCGCGTGGCGTCGTGCCGCCGGCACAGGTACTGATCGTCGATGATTCGGTCGTCGCGCGATCGGTGCTCGGCCGGATGGTGGACGGCACGCGGCGCTTCCGCGTCGCGGCGGCGCTCAGCGACGTGCGCGCGGCGCTGGAATATCTCGAACGCCACCGCGTCGACATCGTCCTGCTCGACATCGACATGCCCGGCATCGACGGGCTGACTGCGCTGCCCGACGTGATCGCGGCGGGCAAGGGCGCGCGGGTGCTGATCGTGTCCTCCTCCGCCGACGAAGGCGCAGCCGTTACAGTGCAGGCGCTGGCGCTGGGCGCCGCGGATACGCTGGTCAAGCCGGGCATCGGCACGTTCGGCGGGCGCTTCGCCGAAGTGCTTGAAGACCGTCTGTCGCGGCTGCTCGACATTCATTCCGAGCCGGTGTCGCATCTCGCGAGTTCGGGTCCGGTCAACGCGCCCAACGACTTCGACATCGTTGCGATCGGCGCTTCGACCGGCGGCATCCATGCGCTTAGCCAGCTGCTGCGTGCGATCCCGGCCAGCTTCCAGACTCCGATCCTGGTCACCCAGCATCTCCCGATTTCGTTCATGAGCTATTTCGCGGCGCAGCTCGCAGTGCTGGGCGGGCGCCCGTGCGAAGTGGCGTGCGACCGGATGCGCATCCGGCCGGGCCGGATCATCGTGGCGCCGGGCGATGCGCATATGCGAGTCGTGCGGATGTCCGAAGGCTGGGCGGTTCGGCTGAGCGACGAGAAATCGCTGAGCGGCTGCATGCCCTCGGTCGATCCGATGTTCGAATCGCTTGCCGATGTGTTCGGCAAGCGCGCGCTCGCCGTGGTGCTGAGCGGGATGGGACGCGACGGCGCCGAGGGTGCGCGCCACCTGGTCGAGGCCGGCGCGCGGATCCTGGTGCAGGATCGCGAGAGCTCGGTGATCTGGGGGATGCCCGGCGCGGTGGCCAATGCCGGCCATGCCAGCGCAGTGCTGCCGCCCGACGAGATCGGCCGGCTGGTCGCGCGGCAGGGGAGGGCATGA
- a CDS encoding CheR family methyltransferase, giving the protein MMHFPGAASAGKSSAMNIISALLEQRTGQQIAANRAWRIETALKPLLRERGLASLDQLVSQLVATRTGDLGDQVVDALLNQETSFFRDAAVLDMIADATKALQADTPDRKIRLWSSGCSTGQEPLSLAMLFDERGMGEGMSAPEIVATDVSPAALTRARAGRYSQFEIQRGLPVRRMMTWFDSNGGDWAAKPELLRRIQFRQHNLTADAPPPGKFDVVLCRNVMLYFSQDVRRDVFDILASAVRPGGLLVLGAGETVIGLTDRFRPCDRFRGFYRATDAAPMKRAAFG; this is encoded by the coding sequence ATGATGCACTTTCCCGGAGCGGCGTCGGCCGGCAAGTCGAGCGCCATGAACATCATTTCGGCGCTGCTGGAGCAGCGCACCGGGCAGCAGATCGCTGCCAACCGGGCGTGGCGGATCGAGACCGCGCTCAAGCCGCTGCTGCGCGAGAGGGGACTCGCATCGCTGGATCAGCTGGTATCCCAGCTGGTCGCGACGCGAACGGGGGATTTGGGGGATCAAGTCGTGGATGCGCTGTTGAACCAGGAGACGAGCTTCTTCCGCGACGCGGCGGTGCTCGACATGATCGCGGACGCCACCAAGGCGCTGCAGGCGGACACGCCCGACCGCAAGATCCGCCTGTGGTCGTCGGGTTGCTCGACCGGCCAGGAGCCGCTGAGCCTTGCGATGCTGTTCGACGAACGCGGCATGGGCGAAGGGATGAGCGCGCCCGAGATCGTTGCCACCGACGTTTCGCCCGCGGCGCTGACCCGCGCGCGCGCCGGCCGCTATTCGCAGTTCGAGATCCAGCGCGGGCTGCCGGTCCGGCGGATGATGACGTGGTTCGACAGCAACGGCGGCGACTGGGCGGCCAAGCCCGAGTTGCTCCGCCGCATCCAGTTCCGCCAGCACAACCTCACGGCCGATGCGCCGCCGCCGGGCAAGTTCGACGTGGTGCTGTGCCGCAACGTCATGCTCTATTTCTCTCAGGACGTGCGCCGCGACGTGTTCGATATCCTCGCCTCGGCAGTGCGCCCGGGCGGGCTGCTCGTCCTCGGCGCGGGCGAGACCGTGATCGGGCTGACCGATCGCTTCCGCCCGTGCGACCGGTTCCGCGGCTTCTATCGCGCGACCGACGCGGCACCGATGAAGCGCGCCGCTTTCGGCTGA
- a CDS encoding N-acetylmuramoyl-L-alanine amidase gives MTSGLQITDMPSPNFDARELPISMIVLHYTGMESAQAAIDRLRDLEAKVSAHYLVDEDGRILRLVDERHRAWHAGRSHWRGVTDVNSASIGIEIVNPGHEFGYRPFPEAQMGALIPLVAEIKERHGITRGNVVGHSDVAPARKQDPGELFNWHALARLRLALPRPTRNLVDPGWPDAGFLLALERFGYDTNDAGAAVTAFQRRFRPELVDGEIDMECRCILLALLLPKPQGDD, from the coding sequence ATGACCAGCGGCCTCCAGATCACCGACATGCCGTCGCCCAATTTCGACGCGCGCGAACTCCCCATCTCGATGATCGTGCTCCATTATACGGGCATGGAAAGCGCGCAGGCGGCGATCGACCGATTGCGCGATCTCGAGGCCAAGGTCTCGGCGCATTATCTGGTCGACGAAGATGGCCGCATCCTGCGGCTGGTCGATGAGCGTCACCGCGCCTGGCACGCCGGGCGTTCGCACTGGCGCGGAGTGACCGACGTCAATTCCGCCTCGATCGGCATCGAAATCGTCAATCCCGGCCACGAGTTCGGCTATCGCCCATTTCCCGAAGCGCAGATGGGGGCGCTGATCCCGCTGGTCGCCGAGATCAAGGAACGCCACGGCATCACCCGCGGCAATGTCGTCGGCCATTCGGACGTGGCGCCGGCGCGCAAGCAGGATCCGGGCGAGCTGTTCAATTGGCATGCGCTGGCGCGGCTGCGGCTGGCGCTGCCGCGGCCGACGCGGAACCTCGTAGATCCGGGCTGGCCCGATGCCGGCTTCCTGCTCGCGCTCGAACGGTTCGGCTATGACACCAACGATGCCGGGGCGGCGGTGACGGCGTTTCAGCGCCGCTTCCGGCCCGAACTGGTCGATGGCGAGATCGACATGGAGTGCCGCTGC